The following coding sequences are from one Prochlorococcus marinus XMU1412 window:
- a CDS encoding DUF1651 domain-containing protein — MTPGVANVWTNFYSGSLIDTPTGWLFNKKSGLLILFESYKKSLTNNLKVYTHLFYANELGEPAQLKNSRLHSIECACETWDELVSGGWEIVTSRFH; from the coding sequence ATGACACCAGGAGTTGCTAATGTTTGGACTAATTTTTATAGTGGCAGCCTTATTGACACCCCAACTGGCTGGTTGTTTAACAAAAAAAGTGGTTTATTAATTCTTTTTGAGAGTTATAAGAAATCTCTAACTAATAATTTAAAAGTTTATACTCACCTTTTCTATGCAAATGAATTAGGTGAACCTGCCCAACTCAAAAATTCAAGACTACATTCTATTGAGTGTGCTTGCGAAACATGGGATGAATTAGTTTCAGGAGGTTGGGAAATTGTTACTAGCAGATTCCACTAA
- a CDS encoding chlorophyll a/b-binding protein translates to MDALTSFIVVIIAITIQFSLYAIKRVREPLEPNYLIDKNAKKIKNYMGKFWKNAEITNGRLAMIGFLALIVNYGFFGWIIPGFI, encoded by the coding sequence ATGGATGCTCTTACTAGTTTTATAGTTGTTATCATCGCAATCACTATTCAATTCTCTTTATACGCCATCAAAAGGGTGCGGGAACCTTTAGAACCAAATTATTTGATAGATAAAAATGCGAAAAAAATAAAAAACTACATGGGTAAATTTTGGAAAAACGCCGAAATAACAAATGGGAGATTAGCTATGATTGGTTTTTTAGCTTTGATAGTAAACTACGGTTTTTTTGGATGGATAATACCTGGTTTTATTTAA
- a CDS encoding TIGR02450 family Trp-rich protein, translated as MKWPPTLCWTAPKTINGNRHFQVKAYGGKNDDRWVDIFPTKNKKDIKRILWTKLKSEWTSGWLRLPKDKD; from the coding sequence ATGAAATGGCCTCCTACTCTTTGTTGGACAGCACCAAAAACTATTAATGGTAATAGGCATTTTCAAGTTAAAGCTTATGGTGGTAAAAATGATGATAGATGGGTTGATATTTTTCCTACCAAAAATAAAAAAGATATTAAAAGGATCCTATGGACAAAACTAAAATCAGAATGGACTTCTGGATGGTTAAGGCTCCCAAAAGATAAAGATTAA
- a CDS encoding SDR family oxidoreductase, translated as MSTFLITGSNRGIGLELCRQIHKRGDNVIATCRKASKELRDLGVRVEENVEISSDESITNLCKKLSGVNLDCLIHNAGIYEFNSFENLEKKSILRQFEVNALSPICMTQSLKHLLKRSSKVAFITSRMGSIEDNTSGSSYGYRMSKVALSMAAKSLSIDLSREDIYVAILHPGLVSTRMTGFTRNGISPEESANGLLKRIDSLNKNNSGTFWHTNGEVLPW; from the coding sequence ATGTCGACTTTTCTAATTACAGGATCAAATAGGGGTATTGGATTAGAACTATGTAGGCAAATTCATAAGAGGGGAGATAATGTAATTGCAACGTGTAGGAAAGCTTCAAAAGAACTTAGAGATTTAGGAGTGAGAGTTGAAGAGAATGTAGAAATTTCTTCTGATGAGTCGATAACAAATTTGTGTAAAAAATTATCTGGAGTTAATTTAGATTGCTTAATTCATAATGCAGGAATTTATGAATTTAATTCTTTCGAAAACTTAGAAAAGAAAAGTATTTTGCGTCAATTTGAAGTCAATGCATTGAGCCCAATATGTATGACTCAATCACTTAAACATCTTTTAAAAAGATCTTCTAAAGTTGCTTTTATCACAAGTAGAATGGGATCTATTGAAGATAATACATCAGGAAGTTCTTATGGTTACAGAATGTCTAAGGTTGCCTTGTCCATGGCAGCAAAATCACTTTCCATAGATTTATCAAGGGAAGATATTTATGTAGCTATTTTGCATCCTGGGTTAGTGAGTACAAGAATGACTGGCTTTACAAGAAATGGAATTAGTCCTGAAGAATCAGCAAATGGCCTTTTAAAACGTATTGATTCTTTAAATAAAAATAACTCGGGTACTTTTTGGCATACCAACGGAGAAGTTTTGCCTTGGTAA
- a CDS encoding DUF3303 domain-containing protein, which yields MQRYLISYEFTDGEDQEEGAEMLINWYESGGPQNRPENYEVHSWIFMVQNGIGHSVVSADSLETIWKQWHPWRRLMDISIQPCMDLDETVGLFKKQKMNTRIV from the coding sequence ATGCAAAGGTATTTGATTTCCTACGAATTTACAGATGGCGAGGATCAAGAAGAAGGGGCAGAAATGCTAATTAATTGGTACGAATCAGGAGGTCCCCAAAACAGACCTGAAAACTATGAGGTTCATTCTTGGATTTTTATGGTTCAAAATGGAATTGGACATTCTGTAGTGAGTGCAGATTCTCTTGAAACAATTTGGAAGCAATGGCACCCCTGGAGAAGGTTAATGGATATAAGTATTCAGCCGTGTATGGATCTTGATGAGACAGTCGGTTTATTCAAAAAACAAAAAATGAATACAAGGATAGTCTAA
- a CDS encoding DUP family protein: MTNKKDQSDPIDNLEYEKVLEEEIINSYESKFQKDTEEDSKKIKFYRLKRTPLEILNRSFFFFFIGSFLFSLFLAYSESKLWFILYVISALSCVFYTPNRKALKELIAAWPNIEDLIKGRSMWRKGK, encoded by the coding sequence ATGACAAATAAAAAGGATCAAAGCGATCCAATTGATAATTTAGAGTATGAAAAAGTTCTAGAAGAAGAAATAATTAATTCCTACGAAAGTAAATTTCAGAAAGATACTGAAGAAGATAGTAAAAAGATTAAATTTTACAGACTTAAAAGAACTCCATTAGAAATACTAAATAGGTCATTTTTCTTTTTCTTTATTGGAAGTTTTCTTTTCTCTTTGTTTTTAGCTTATTCAGAAAGTAAGTTATGGTTCATACTTTATGTGATAAGTGCATTGTCATGTGTTTTCTATACTCCTAATAGAAAGGCACTAAAAGAATTAATAGCAGCTTGGCCAAATATAGAGGATCTCATCAAAGGTAGGAGTATGTGGAGAAAAGGCAAGTAA
- a CDS encoding DUF1499 domain-containing protein: MVSSIQGLAPITNPLNSVLIEKKLINVDQKFIQLVSLAEGLPRTEVVESGRNYWRGVCRSLIFRFPDDLEILKLDVRSYVDRSKGIIQIRSAARLGQSDLGVNLRRVEYLFNQLEKF, from the coding sequence ATGGTTTCCTCCATTCAAGGTCTTGCTCCAATAACTAATCCATTAAATAGTGTCTTAATAGAAAAGAAACTAATAAATGTTGATCAAAAGTTCATTCAACTTGTTTCTCTGGCAGAAGGGTTACCTAGGACAGAAGTTGTTGAAAGTGGTAGAAATTATTGGAGGGGCGTTTGTAGAAGCTTAATTTTTAGATTTCCAGATGACCTCGAAATTTTAAAGCTTGATGTGAGAAGTTATGTAGATAGATCTAAAGGAATTATTCAGATAAGATCTGCAGCAAGATTAGGGCAATCAGATTTAGGTGTGAATCTAAGAAGAGTGGAATACTTGTTTAATCAATTAGAGAAATTTTAA
- a CDS encoding potassium channel family protein, translating to MKLRLFEFYFIKDYLRPWFGLIYSLFFLFFLGAIGYRITEGWEWSDCLWMVLITITTIGFGEVQPLSPEGRIVTVLVIVGGLIFIQFTFQKAVRLFESGYFQRVNELRFKRLLRKMENHVILCGYGRVGQEISNQIKTQNIPIIVVESDEDRKKIAEENGLEVLCADATLDETLKLAGLEKCKSLVVTLPNDAANLYVVLSAKGIRSSIRVIARAGTEEAASKLRLAGASIVVSPYIAAGRAMASMALRPIAIDFLDLLAGSECEIEEFELSNDISLFETAEKRSLSELGIGKKSGAKILAIKENEKLFTNPGGNFILQPGQVLIAFGSKEQLNILNGLLGNLVVAVELLK from the coding sequence ATGAAGCTTAGATTATTTGAGTTCTATTTTATTAAAGACTATTTAAGACCTTGGTTTGGTCTTATTTATTCTTTATTCTTTCTGTTTTTTTTAGGTGCAATTGGCTATCGAATAACAGAAGGATGGGAATGGAGTGATTGCTTATGGATGGTTCTAATCACAATAACCACTATTGGTTTTGGAGAAGTTCAACCTTTAAGTCCTGAAGGCAGGATAGTAACTGTTTTAGTAATCGTTGGCGGATTGATCTTTATTCAATTTACCTTTCAAAAAGCTGTTAGATTATTCGAATCCGGCTATTTTCAAAGAGTAAACGAATTACGTTTTAAAAGACTTCTTAGAAAAATGGAAAATCATGTAATTTTGTGCGGATATGGGAGGGTAGGTCAGGAAATATCTAACCAAATAAAGACGCAAAATATTCCAATTATTGTGGTTGAGAGCGATGAAGATAGAAAAAAGATTGCTGAAGAAAATGGTTTAGAAGTTCTTTGTGCTGATGCGACTCTTGATGAGACTTTAAAACTGGCAGGATTAGAAAAATGCAAAAGTTTGGTCGTAACTTTACCTAATGATGCTGCTAATTTATATGTAGTTTTAAGCGCTAAAGGGATAAGAAGTTCTATAAGAGTAATTGCAAGAGCTGGAACTGAAGAAGCTGCAAGTAAGTTGAGATTAGCTGGGGCAAGTATAGTTGTAAGCCCTTATATTGCTGCAGGAAGAGCAATGGCATCAATGGCTTTAAGACCTATCGCAATTGACTTTCTAGATCTTCTAGCAGGAAGTGAATGTGAGATTGAGGAATTTGAATTAAGTAATGATATTAGTCTTTTTGAAACAGCAGAGAAAAGATCACTTTCTGAACTTGGAATAGGTAAAAAAAGCGGGGCAAAAATTTTGGCTATAAAAGAGAACGAAAAATTATTTACTAACCCTGGCGGTAATTTCATACTTCAACCAGGTCAGGTATTAATAGCATTTGGTAGTAAAGAACAACTAAATATTTTGAACGGTTTGTTGGGTAATCTTGTAGTAGCAGTAGAGTTATTAAAATAG
- the pstS gene encoding phosphate ABC transporter substrate-binding protein PstS encodes MGIFKKTLIFSSAISLILSPSAMASKRLSGAGASFPSKIYTRWFFDLAKDGGPRVNYQAVGSGSGRKAFIDETVNFGASDDPMKDSDIEKVKRGLVQIPMVGGTIAFGYNYDCDLKLTQEQAVQVAMGMIKDWKELGCKSGKLTWTHRSDGSGTTKAFTNSMEAFSKTWNLGTGKSVKWPSGVGAKGNSGVAGVIQNTPGAIGYVNQSYIKGKVRAAALQNLSGEFVTPNTEAGAIALNGINLDKNLAGKNPNPTAKGAYPIATLTWILAYEKGNGRNTNAIQDTFYKLLSDEYQDKASALGFVPLKGEILNKSRAAVKKIGR; translated from the coding sequence GTGGGCATTTTCAAAAAAACCCTGATTTTCTCTTCTGCAATTTCATTAATACTTTCTCCATCTGCAATGGCTTCAAAAAGATTGAGTGGAGCTGGTGCATCATTTCCTTCGAAAATTTATACCAGGTGGTTTTTTGACTTAGCTAAAGATGGAGGCCCTAGAGTTAATTATCAAGCAGTAGGTTCTGGGTCTGGCAGAAAAGCCTTTATAGATGAAACTGTAAATTTTGGTGCATCAGATGATCCTATGAAAGATTCTGATATAGAGAAAGTTAAAAGAGGACTTGTTCAAATACCGATGGTAGGCGGAACAATTGCGTTTGGATATAACTATGATTGCGATTTAAAACTAACTCAAGAGCAGGCTGTTCAAGTAGCAATGGGAATGATAAAAGATTGGAAGGAATTAGGATGTAAATCAGGAAAATTAACTTGGACGCATCGTTCCGACGGTTCAGGCACGACTAAAGCTTTTACTAATTCTATGGAAGCTTTTTCTAAAACCTGGAATTTAGGTACTGGTAAATCTGTTAAATGGCCTTCGGGAGTTGGAGCAAAAGGAAATTCTGGTGTTGCAGGTGTTATACAAAATACTCCCGGAGCAATTGGTTATGTCAATCAATCATATATAAAAGGGAAGGTAAGAGCTGCAGCTTTACAAAATCTTTCTGGCGAATTCGTTACTCCGAATACTGAAGCAGGAGCAATAGCTTTAAACGGAATAAATCTTGATAAGAACTTGGCGGGTAAAAATCCAAACCCTACCGCTAAAGGAGCTTATCCAATAGCAACCTTAACTTGGATACTCGCTTATGAAAAAGGTAATGGTAGGAATACTAATGCAATTCAAGATACATTCTATAAATTGCTCAGTGATGAATACCAAGATAAAGCTTCTGCCTTAGGTTTTGTTCCCTTGAAAGGAGAAATTTTAAATAAATCAAGAGCCGCCGTTAAAAAAATAGGTAGATAA
- the pstC gene encoding phosphate ABC transporter permease subunit PstC — protein MEEKLTLFKNRKRFGIEKNIDIIFKNTALVLSSFVAIILLGIILVVFFQSFESFSRYGLKFLVTSEWNPVKDEYGAFTAIYGTLVTSFLSLLITIPLGVGTAIFITEDFVPKVVREIIGSFVELLAAIPSVVLGLWAIFVMEPFFRAFFVFLHNFFGWIPLFSTEPTGRNSLLAILILVVMLLPIVTAIARDSLNQVPKKLRNAAYGIGASRWKTIFSVILPAALSGIMAGVLLALGRAMGETMAVTMIIGNSNAFSWSLLSPGYTISSMLANQFGEADGSQVSSLFYAAFVLMILSLVVNIFAQWLVKKFSLKY, from the coding sequence ATGGAAGAGAAATTAACTCTTTTCAAGAATCGTAAAAGATTCGGTATCGAAAAAAATATAGATATTATCTTCAAGAATACTGCCCTAGTCTTGTCTAGTTTCGTAGCAATAATACTTTTAGGAATTATTTTAGTAGTTTTTTTTCAGTCATTTGAATCCTTTTCAAGGTATGGCTTGAAGTTTTTAGTAACCTCTGAATGGAATCCAGTAAAAGATGAATACGGAGCTTTTACTGCAATTTATGGCACATTAGTTACCTCATTTCTTTCGTTACTAATAACTATCCCTTTGGGAGTTGGAACTGCAATATTTATTACCGAAGACTTTGTACCTAAAGTTGTTAGAGAAATAATAGGCTCCTTTGTTGAATTACTAGCGGCTATACCATCAGTTGTATTGGGACTTTGGGCAATATTTGTGATGGAACCCTTTTTTAGAGCATTTTTTGTCTTTTTACATAATTTCTTTGGTTGGATACCTTTATTTAGTACAGAACCTACAGGCAGGAATTCCTTGTTAGCAATATTGATTTTAGTCGTGATGCTTTTGCCAATAGTGACTGCGATAGCTAGAGATTCTCTTAATCAAGTTCCTAAAAAGTTAAGAAATGCAGCCTATGGAATTGGAGCTAGTAGATGGAAAACAATATTTTCAGTGATTTTGCCAGCAGCATTATCAGGAATTATGGCAGGTGTTCTATTAGCTTTAGGCAGGGCCATGGGAGAAACTATGGCTGTGACAATGATTATTGGCAATTCCAATGCATTTAGTTGGTCTCTCTTATCTCCCGGATATACCATTTCCTCCATGCTTGCAAACCAGTTTGGTGAGGCTGATGGAAGTCAGGTTTCATCACTATTTTATGCGGCTTTTGTGTTGATGATCCTGTCGTTAGTGGTAAATATCTTTGCACAGTGGCTTGTTAAGAAATTCAGTCTCAAATATTAG
- the pstA gene encoding phosphate ABC transporter permease PstA, whose translation MNSLYYQKRLSRNIGDKFFTSLSVICALIAILPLIFLVTYILIKGGSQITPELFTLEPNPPGDDLDAGGINPALIGTLIITTIASIIAIPVGVGGGIYLAEYSKGGAFSRFIRFGVNVLAGVPSIIAGVFIYALIVSTKILFGSMYSGLAGGMALSILMLPTVIKTTDEGLKLVPNELRYASLGVGASMYTTILKVTLPSAFRSIATGVVLGIARAAGETAPLIFTALFSYYYITGFGDLFYEMGSLAVLIYNFALEPYDAQNKLAWAASFILVLSILSVNIFSRILAAFTEKTKRV comes from the coding sequence ATGAATTCACTTTATTACCAGAAAAGATTATCAAGAAATATAGGAGATAAATTCTTTACTTCTTTATCAGTAATTTGTGCATTGATAGCAATACTTCCTTTGATTTTTTTGGTAACTTATATTCTTATTAAAGGTGGATCACAAATTACACCAGAATTATTTACTCTAGAGCCAAATCCTCCTGGAGATGATTTAGATGCAGGAGGTATTAATCCTGCATTGATTGGGACATTAATAATAACTACCATTGCTTCAATTATTGCGATACCAGTAGGTGTTGGAGGTGGAATATATCTAGCTGAATACTCTAAAGGTGGTGCTTTTTCTAGGTTTATAAGATTTGGGGTAAATGTTTTAGCTGGAGTCCCTTCAATTATTGCCGGTGTATTTATTTATGCCTTAATTGTTTCTACAAAGATCTTGTTTGGAAGTATGTACAGTGGCTTGGCGGGAGGAATGGCGCTTTCAATATTGATGTTGCCCACTGTGATAAAAACAACTGACGAAGGTTTAAAGCTTGTGCCTAATGAGTTGAGATATGCTTCTCTTGGAGTTGGAGCAAGTATGTATACAACTATATTGAAAGTTACTTTGCCCTCTGCCTTTAGGTCTATTGCTACTGGCGTTGTACTTGGAATCGCGAGAGCTGCAGGTGAAACAGCACCTTTGATATTTACGGCTTTATTCTCTTACTACTACATAACAGGCTTTGGAGACTTGTTTTATGAGATGGGTTCTTTGGCTGTATTGATATACAATTTTGCTCTAGAACCATACGATGCGCAGAATAAATTAGCCTGGGCAGCTTCCTTTATTCTTGTTTTGTCGATACTATCAGTAAATATATTTTCAAGGATTTTGGCCGCTTTTACTGAGAAAACCAAGAGAGTATAA
- the pstB gene encoding phosphate ABC transporter ATP-binding protein PstB: protein MIKTNKKIPKNIILSLENVSISYGTFEAVRNVFCNFKKSNITSLIGPSGCGKSTVLRSLNRMNDLIPNCSLKGTVIFDGTNIYDKRVDPVEVRRRIGMVFQQPNPFPKSIYENIAFGARINGFTGDMDELVESSLKKAALWDECKDKLNDSGYSLSGGQQQRLCIARTIAIEPEIILMDEPCSALDPISTLKIEETMHELKKNYTIIIVTHNMQQALRVSDMTAFFNAIEYEDGDGGKVGYLAEFNSTKKIFNSPKEKTTQEYISGKFG from the coding sequence ATGATTAAAACTAATAAAAAAATACCAAAGAATATCATTTTATCTCTAGAGAATGTCTCTATTAGTTATGGAACTTTTGAAGCAGTAAGAAATGTTTTTTGTAACTTTAAAAAAAGCAACATAACATCTCTTATTGGTCCTTCTGGTTGTGGCAAATCAACTGTTCTTAGATCTTTAAATAGGATGAACGATCTAATTCCTAATTGTTCGTTAAAAGGAACAGTCATTTTTGATGGAACTAATATTTACGACAAAAGAGTAGATCCAGTTGAAGTAAGAAGAAGAATAGGAATGGTTTTTCAACAGCCTAATCCTTTCCCGAAATCTATCTACGAAAATATCGCATTTGGAGCAAGAATTAATGGCTTTACAGGAGATATGGATGAATTAGTCGAAAGTTCACTAAAAAAGGCTGCTTTATGGGATGAATGTAAGGATAAATTAAATGATAGTGGTTACTCTTTATCTGGTGGACAACAACAAAGATTATGTATTGCTCGAACCATCGCAATTGAGCCTGAAATAATTCTCATGGATGAGCCTTGTTCAGCTTTAGATCCAATCTCTACCTTGAAAATAGAAGAGACTATGCATGAACTTAAGAAGAATTACACAATAATAATCGTTACTCATAATATGCAACAGGCATTAAGAGTTAGTGATATGACTGCATTTTTTAATGCTATTGAATATGAAGATGGTGATGGAGGAAAGGTTGGTTACCTTGCAGAATTTAATTCGACAAAGAAAATTTTTAACTCTCCAAAAGAAAAAACCACTCAGGAATACATATCAGGTAAATTTGGCTGA
- the pdeM gene encoding ligase-associated DNA damage response endonuclease PdeM, with translation MKKSSFKFCWEDTLLEMLPSRALFLPETKELLICDIHLGKAEYFQQNGIPLTNNSDKNNFARIKKIVKKYSPEKLIILGDLFHSKYSIDKTLQKKVEDLPELLKTNVELVLGNHDVGCDIKNIKIFDIRKTKNITFSHEPVDFGDNKSLNICGHYHPKIYLKSNGDKLSFRCFAMDKKKNTLFLPAFGDLTGGYPCKKSFKKWAIVSEEEIIEMKS, from the coding sequence ATGAAAAAAAGTTCTTTTAAATTTTGTTGGGAAGATACATTGTTAGAGATGCTTCCTTCAAGAGCGTTATTTCTACCCGAAACAAAAGAGTTGTTAATATGCGATATTCATCTTGGGAAAGCTGAGTATTTTCAGCAAAATGGTATACCTCTTACTAATAATTCAGATAAAAACAATTTTGCAAGAATAAAAAAAATAGTAAAAAAATATAGTCCTGAAAAGTTAATAATATTAGGAGATTTATTCCACAGTAAATATTCAATAGATAAAACTCTTCAAAAAAAAGTTGAGGATCTTCCTGAACTACTAAAAACTAACGTTGAACTAGTCCTAGGAAATCACGATGTAGGTTGTGATATTAAAAATATAAAAATTTTTGATATTAGAAAAACTAAAAATATTACTTTTAGCCATGAACCAGTTGATTTTGGCGATAATAAATCATTGAATATTTGTGGACATTATCATCCAAAAATCTACTTAAAAAGCAATGGAGATAAATTATCTTTCAGGTGTTTTGCAATGGATAAGAAAAAAAATACTTTATTTTTACCTGCATTTGGAGACTTAACAGGAGGATATCCCTGCAAAAAGTCATTTAAAAAATGGGCAATTGTTTCTGAAGAAGAAATTATCGAAATGAAATCTTAA
- a CDS encoding ligase-associated DNA damage response DEXH box helicase produces MKNITKNNTQNNLISKIKHFFSTNGWEPLPYQIESWEAFLNGESGIIQVPTGCGKTYAALMGPLSKIEDPKNNKSVNILLITPLKALSRDLKNSIQLAALHFNKEINVEIRNGDTTPYEKKKQLAKPPNILITTPESLSLLLSNKESNNLFKELSSIIIDEWHELMGSKRGNQCELCLSWLRGNIKNLQIWAMSATIGNIEEAARAIVGMSAIKPKIISTNIQKEIEIISVLPEEETTFPWSGHLGIRSHSSLLKILDKNKSTLLFTNTRNQSERWYQCLKFFLPEMEDKIALHHGSLDKEDRKRVEEGVKDGLIKWVVCTSSLDLGVDFQPVDQIVQIGSAKNLARLIQRAGRSAHRPGGKSKIIFMPTNSLELLEISAMRRIIKSGISEEIRLPELSYDVLLQHLISLACGNGFDPKIEKERIKNCWSYRNLKDQDWNWCLDFLEYGGKCLKAYPKYKKIVKEESQNNNENFKYFVKDNSLIRMHKFNIGTITSDKFVNVKYMKGKSLGNLEENFASKLNPGDTFYFAGKMLQFVRIRDMILYVKKSTKKSSLIPAWVGGQMAISDLLCESLRKEIDICNELENYDCLNPELNSLRPILKKQKVLSNIPKKDEFLIEIYKTKDLSNLFVFTLDGKFVNEGIAFLWALRLAKLKQSTFSITANDFGFSLTTAEDYDFSIIKKEADYFLNNKKLEEDLENAINFSELKKRRFKNIAQISGLVNQNNPTKTKTSSQLQISSSLFYDVFTKYEEDHLLIKQSHQEVKEYQLENKRISRSLERLKNLKMLLNEIKTPTPFAFPLLVERLKNTLSNEPIEKRVEKLIKKYSN; encoded by the coding sequence ATGAAAAATATTACGAAAAATAATACGCAAAATAATTTAATTTCTAAAATAAAACATTTTTTCTCCACAAATGGATGGGAGCCACTACCCTATCAGATCGAATCTTGGGAAGCATTTTTAAATGGAGAGAGTGGAATAATACAAGTTCCTACGGGATGCGGCAAAACTTATGCTGCATTAATGGGACCTCTATCAAAGATAGAAGATCCCAAAAATAATAAAAGTGTGAATATATTATTAATAACCCCTTTAAAAGCACTAAGTAGAGATCTAAAAAATTCCATACAATTAGCAGCTTTGCATTTTAATAAAGAAATCAATGTTGAAATTAGGAACGGGGATACAACCCCATATGAAAAGAAAAAACAATTAGCTAAACCACCTAATATTCTTATTACCACTCCAGAATCTTTATCTCTTTTACTTTCTAATAAAGAATCTAATAATCTGTTCAAGGAGTTGTCTTCAATAATTATTGATGAATGGCATGAATTGATGGGTAGTAAAAGAGGAAACCAGTGCGAATTATGTTTAAGTTGGCTAAGAGGTAATATAAAAAATTTACAAATTTGGGCAATGTCTGCAACTATTGGAAATATTGAAGAAGCAGCAAGAGCAATAGTTGGGATGAGCGCTATTAAACCCAAAATTATAAGTACAAATATTCAAAAAGAGATCGAAATTATAAGTGTTTTACCAGAGGAGGAAACTACCTTTCCATGGAGTGGGCATCTTGGGATTAGAAGTCATTCTTCATTATTAAAAATCCTAGATAAAAATAAAAGCACCTTATTATTCACTAATACGAGAAATCAATCTGAAAGATGGTATCAATGTCTTAAATTTTTTCTCCCAGAGATGGAAGACAAAATTGCACTTCATCACGGCTCCCTCGATAAAGAAGATAGAAAAAGAGTTGAAGAAGGGGTTAAAGACGGATTAATAAAATGGGTAGTCTGCACCAGCTCTTTAGATTTGGGAGTTGACTTCCAACCTGTAGATCAAATAGTTCAAATTGGTAGTGCAAAGAATTTAGCTAGGCTTATTCAAAGAGCTGGAAGAAGTGCTCATAGACCAGGTGGAAAATCAAAAATAATTTTTATGCCTACTAATTCTTTAGAGTTATTAGAGATTAGTGCAATGAGAAGAATAATAAAAAGTGGTATATCTGAGGAAATCAGACTTCCTGAATTATCTTATGATGTGCTTCTACAACATCTAATAAGTTTGGCATGTGGAAATGGCTTTGATCCGAAAATTGAGAAAGAAAGAATTAAAAATTGCTGGAGTTATAGAAACTTAAAAGATCAAGATTGGAATTGGTGTCTTGACTTTTTAGAATATGGAGGAAAATGTCTTAAAGCATACCCAAAATATAAAAAGATAGTTAAAGAAGAATCACAAAATAATAATGAAAACTTTAAATATTTTGTAAAAGACAACTCTTTAATAAGAATGCATAAGTTCAATATTGGGACAATTACAAGTGATAAATTTGTGAATGTCAAATATATGAAAGGTAAATCTCTAGGTAATTTAGAGGAAAATTTTGCTTCAAAATTAAATCCTGGGGATACATTTTACTTTGCTGGCAAAATGCTTCAATTTGTAAGAATAAGAGATATGATTTTATACGTTAAAAAATCAACAAAAAAAAGTTCTCTAATTCCTGCATGGGTTGGAGGTCAAATGGCAATTTCTGATCTACTTTGTGAGAGTTTGAGAAAAGAAATAGATATATGCAATGAACTAGAAAATTATGATTGCTTAAATCCTGAACTAAATTCATTACGCCCAATATTGAAGAAACAAAAAGTTCTTTCAAATATTCCAAAGAAAGATGAATTCCTTATAGAGATATATAAAACCAAGGATTTATCAAATCTTTTTGTTTTTACACTTGATGGCAAATTTGTAAATGAAGGAATTGCATTTTTATGGGCTTTGAGATTAGCAAAATTAAAACAATCTACATTTAGTATTACTGCTAATGATTTTGGATTCAGCTTAACTACTGCAGAAGATTATGATTTTTCCATAATAAAAAAAGAAGCTGATTACTTTTTGAATAACAAAAAATTAGAAGAAGATCTAGAAAATGCAATTAATTTTTCAGAATTAAAAAAACGTAGATTTAAAAATATTGCTCAAATAAGTGGACTAGTAAATCAAAATAATCCAACCAAAACAAAAACTTCTTCCCAACTTCAAATAAGTTCAAGTCTTTTCTACGATGTCTTTACTAAATATGAAGAAGACCATCTTTTGATAAAACAATCGCATCAAGAAGTTAAAGAATATCAATTAGAAAATAAAAGAATATCTAGATCATTAGAAAGATTAAAAAATTTAAAAATGCTACTAAACGAGATAAAAACTCCAACTCCTTTTGCTTTCCCTTTACTAGTTGAAAGACTTAAAAATACTTTAAGCAATGAGCCAATAGAAAAAAGAGTAGAAAAACTTATAAAAAAATATAGTAATTAA